From the Lathyrus oleraceus cultivar Zhongwan6 chromosome 3, CAAS_Psat_ZW6_1.0, whole genome shotgun sequence genome, the window TGTTGTAACGGTTTCTTATTTTTTCTATAATAAgtattaataataaaaaaccaatttAATGTTCTTGCTTTAAATTGGgtggtaatgagttttaatgactttaaattcttgatggtagaatcaagcctataaatagtctttgatccccaaagctttctctcatcacaaaagaaatacaccagaaaaaaaattatttttctgttCTTGCTATGGCTGGGTATTGAACCCATGTCCTAATCCAGGACATTCATGAATGTTACTATTGGACTGCTTTGTTAAACATGTATTTTGATTCTGTTCATATGCATATGATTTCATTTTTACTGATCATTATGCCTTATTATTTAATCTTTGAATTAAATTTGTGcataaattaaaattgatttataatgttattattttgttaagcaattctataagagatcttatttatttatttttgttctctcatataattgagttactatgtctagtgatcgttataattttgattaatttggaTTAACCACAACGTCCTTAAATTAATTgagattatttttttaaaattttgagatcacataaattattagacataaaattgtaattaattatacgtggtataatgaattttatcctacaggaatttttattatatttgtatgattaattgggataaaatgtcaaaatatttttATAACTTGCCCACAGGAATTATGAATTGGTACATAATTTGATAGTTTTATCATAAAGTATTAACTTTGGAtagaaaaacaaaattatatcATGCACGTAAAGTGTGAGGTTTGAAAAAATCTATCgcattttttttttaaatcttattacattaaaatttagcccacaggtaatttttatgttgcaagatttattttatgatttgtttatattgataatacatacaatttggataatatttatgcctcaaattttgacatcaattttgtttatctttttagCTTCTGTTGGATAGTGTTTAGAGTATCGagtttttgttatcgtctccacagggattgtgtGATATCGCCGTCattcgacagttgttaagttcttaacttatcGTAACAAGGGGGTTTCTAGTTTTTggtcacggtagcttgcataaaaagtaagaaattgcggtaaaagtttcggttttacgatttgagaaagattgtcaaagttagggttcgacgatcactttgcatgcatatgttcgatcaacaaaactcataaactccattagatgttaaacacattcacaaagtcctcccaatgtgtttatctctaacacacattgtgggttttcccattttgatccattgttgatctctcacacaatctatcaaaatgacaacttttaggtttaactttttagtaaacaaactcattcattactatctctagctaaagaacaaggatggatgaaaacctaggtcaagagttggaaaacatctctcaatcataaaccaacacaaagagttatcaataaaacaaggttttcaccatatattcatcatcaaagagtttacaaatgaagatcatcccatatacatacaaagcttatgatcatatacatctaaccttgacaaaatgaaggacttagctactcattttcatggtagcttgtacaacaagtttcggtcgaaggttgatcaacatctgagtcgaagaatcgagattggatgggaatccaccttctttttgtgaaatattgttaagagaagaagaaatatgagaaaatgggtttctaggttacaaagTATGATCCCCAGAAAAATGctgaaaaatatctaagtgtaaaagttgtgtcctttccaaaaagtagcccctgctacttatagtactggttactgagctgtcatgctcgctaggcgagcagaatggttcgcctagcgagccccaaaataagccaccagaggcacctgcgcccagaagaaaCATCCCAGAAAAGTTGCATATGTTTGCTAGGCGAAGCCCTCGCTTTTCTCCTTCGCTCCGACGAGCCTTGATGAatttgctactggaattgctcgctacttgctcgctggacactcgcctagcgagtactTGGCTACTTCCCTCACCACAACGAGTACTgaaggttttgctactggaattgctcgctgcTTCCTCACTGgatactcgcctagcgagtaatTGCTAGCTATGGTtttgtccaagtctgggagtgttcgctggaatctcgctgagtgctcgcctagcgagcactttgctacctcactcgcctagagagcttgctgatgtttgcattctttcttggttcctttgccatctttcttgtgcctttgttttctagtctttcatgcctaatttctgcacaataacacacaaattaaaggtaccaagatcatttcacatagtattgcaaatcaacaaaagcaagggcggtttcgaacactttctcgacaaaaaggagtgaaagatatccacatttgatagctcaaataagcacttttgggcatctaacagcTTCTCAACCTGCTAATTTTTCTGATATCCGATGTGATATTCCCGAGCTCAGAGGAGATAACTATAAGGTGTGGAGGAAAGAATTCTCCTCCATCTAGGATGGATGGACGTAGATTATGCTATTAGGAAAGACGAACCACCTGCAATTACAGATGAAAGTACTCCAGCTGCAATCGCACTATATGAGCGGTGGGAGAGATCCAACCGGCTCAGTGTGATGTTCATTAAGACTAAGGTCACAGATGAAATACGTGGTTCTGTCGATCAGCATGAGAGTGTCTGTGATTTGCTGAAAGCCATTGACGATCAGTTCGTCACTTCTGAAAAGGCTTTGGCAAGCACATTAATTATGAAATTTTCCTCCTACCGACCCACCAGTGTGAAAGGTGTGCGTGAGCACATAATGAAAATGCGTGACATTTCAGCTCAACTTAAGAAACTTGAGGTTGATATGTCTGACTCCTTCCTGGTGCACTATATTCTGAACTCTCTTTCGTCTGAGTATGGGCCTTTCAAGATCTCCTACAATACACATAAAGACAAATGGTCAATCAATGAATTGATGACCATGTGTGTTCAGGAAGAAGAAAGGCTTGTAATGAAACAGAGTGAGAATGCATTGCTGACAAGCACTCGCGGGAAGAACAAAGCTTTCAAAACTGACAAGTCACAAGCCAATTAGAAAGGGAAATTCAAAATACCACCGCAAGGTGATATCAAGAAAGAAGCAAAGTATTACTTCTGTAAAAAGG encodes:
- the LOC127129450 gene encoding uncharacterized protein LOC127129450, producing MDVDYAIRKDEPPAITDESTPAAIALYERWERSNRLSVMFIKTKVTDEIRGSVDQHESVCDLLKAIDDQFVTSEKALASTLIMKFSSYRPTSVKGVREHIMKMRDISAQLKKLEVDMSDSFLVHYILNSLSSEYGPFKISYNTHKDKWSINELMTMCVQEEERLVMKQSENALLTSTRGKNKAFKTDKSQAN